One Fontisphaera persica DNA window includes the following coding sequences:
- a CDS encoding Gfo/Idh/MocA family oxidoreductase: protein MNRRQFLAVSGATAAATVLSANRLFSADLADMKKRVGLIGSGWYGKCDLWRLVQVAPVEIVSLCDVDKKMLADAADMAAQRQLSKKRPRTYTDYREMLKEKDLDIVLIGTPDHWHALQAIEAMQAGADVYVQKPTSVDVVESQAMLAAARKYGRVVQVGTQRRSTPHLIEARDRVLKEGRLGKIGRVEICCYWHMRARGNPPDTPPPENLDYELWTGPAPMRPFCRLTHPRGWRAFMEYGNGIVGDMCIHMLDMVRWMLDLGWPRKIYSTGGILVDKASKANITDTQHAVFDYGDFQVVWNHRTWGDMPDKDYPWAATFYGERGTLKASVFKYEFFPQGKDKPELRGEPLYEYEKYPEDRTEKDLEQHCASAIRWHMQDFLKAIANRGKPVADIEQGAISTIACILANLSLDLGRALVYDPATGKVVGDEEANRRLARPYRAPWVHPHPQKV from the coding sequence ATGAACCGCCGTCAATTTCTCGCCGTCAGCGGCGCTACTGCCGCCGCCACCGTGTTGTCCGCCAACCGCCTGTTTTCCGCCGACCTGGCCGATATGAAGAAACGCGTCGGCCTCATCGGGTCCGGCTGGTACGGCAAATGCGACCTCTGGCGCCTGGTCCAGGTGGCCCCCGTGGAAATCGTCTCCCTGTGCGACGTGGACAAGAAGATGCTGGCCGACGCCGCCGACATGGCCGCGCAACGGCAGCTCAGCAAGAAACGCCCGCGCACCTACACCGATTACCGCGAGATGCTCAAGGAGAAGGATTTGGACATCGTGCTCATTGGCACCCCCGACCACTGGCACGCCTTGCAGGCCATTGAAGCCATGCAGGCCGGCGCCGATGTGTATGTGCAAAAACCCACCAGCGTGGACGTCGTGGAAAGCCAGGCCATGCTCGCCGCCGCCCGCAAATACGGGCGCGTCGTGCAGGTGGGCACCCAGCGCCGCAGCACGCCGCACCTCATCGAGGCGCGCGACCGCGTCCTCAAGGAGGGCCGCCTTGGCAAAATCGGGCGCGTCGAAATTTGCTGCTACTGGCACATGCGCGCCCGTGGCAACCCGCCGGACACGCCGCCGCCCGAAAACCTGGATTACGAGCTGTGGACCGGACCGGCCCCCATGCGGCCCTTCTGCCGCTTGACCCATCCCCGGGGCTGGCGCGCCTTCATGGAGTACGGCAACGGCATCGTGGGGGACATGTGCATCCACATGCTCGACATGGTCCGCTGGATGCTCGACCTGGGCTGGCCCAGGAAAATCTACTCCACCGGCGGCATCCTGGTGGACAAGGCCAGCAAGGCCAACATCACCGACACCCAGCATGCCGTCTTTGATTATGGCGATTTCCAGGTGGTCTGGAATCATCGCACCTGGGGGGACATGCCGGACAAGGATTATCCGTGGGCGGCCACCTTCTACGGCGAGCGCGGCACCCTCAAGGCCAGCGTGTTCAAATACGAATTCTTCCCCCAGGGCAAAGACAAGCCCGAGCTGCGCGGCGAGCCTTTGTACGAGTACGAAAAATATCCCGAGGACCGCACCGAAAAAGACCTGGAGCAACACTGCGCCTCCGCCATCCGCTGGCACATGCAGGACTTCCTCAAAGCCATCGCCAACCGCGGCAAACCCGTGGCTGACATTGAGCAGGGCGCCATTTCCACCATTGCCTGCATCCTGGCCAACCTCTCCCTGGACCTCGGCCGCGCCCTGGTCTATGACCCCGCCACCGGCAAAGTCGTGGGCGACGAGGAAGCCAACCGCCGCCTGGCGCGCCCCTACCGCGCCCCGTGGGTCCATCCGCACCCTCAAAAAGTCTAG
- a CDS encoding NUDIX domain-containing protein has protein sequence MPSPPKRSRVSAGLLMYRFRPDGPEVLLAHPGGPFFEQRDWGYWSIPKGEVHEGEDLLATALREFYEETGIAVPPTAEFVPLGHIQQKGGKIVHAWAVLGEIEPKNPPPSSTFTLEWPPDSGHMQEFPEVDRIEFFPFELARRKIKITQVPLINRLEEGLKKSW, from the coding sequence ATGCCCTCGCCGCCCAAACGCTCCCGCGTCAGCGCCGGATTGCTGATGTACCGTTTCCGGCCCGATGGCCCGGAAGTCCTGCTCGCCCATCCGGGCGGCCCGTTCTTCGAGCAACGCGACTGGGGTTACTGGTCCATCCCCAAGGGCGAAGTGCACGAGGGCGAAGACTTACTCGCCACCGCACTGCGCGAATTCTACGAGGAAACCGGCATCGCCGTGCCACCCACGGCCGAGTTTGTGCCCCTGGGCCACATCCAGCAAAAAGGCGGGAAAATTGTCCATGCCTGGGCTGTGCTGGGCGAAATCGAACCGAAAAATCCACCCCCCAGCTCCACTTTCACCCTGGAGTGGCCGCCAGACTCGGGCCACATGCAGGAGTTTCCGGAGGTGGACCGCATTGAATTCTTCCCCTTCGAGCTGGCGCGGCGCAAAATCAAAATCACCCAGGTGCCGCTCATCAACCGGCTGGAAGAAGGGCTGAAAAAAAGCTGGTAA
- a CDS encoding peptidylprolyl isomerase, which yields MARPGIGRMGWLLLLAALAWPVAGGPLAVFRTALGDLEVELLEDKPVTTANFLRYVESGAYSNMIFHRWVPGFVMQGGGFYVAQRGTTNAQLAYVPNYGSITNEFLVGRRVSNTFGTLAMAKVSGDPHSASSQWFFNLGDNSANLDNQNGGFTVFGRVVRGTNVLARFNDVSATHSLWLLNLGAPLDELPVLSSTPGYEDLLYCDIRLLRVGIRRVAQGLEVSWNGVAGVTNVVEWRRPEEAVWQTWVAVPGQNQTLRVTNSAPAGAAFFRVRMAY from the coding sequence ATGGCAAGGCCCGGCATCGGGCGGATGGGCTGGCTGCTGCTGCTGGCCGCGCTGGCGTGGCCGGTGGCGGGCGGGCCGCTGGCGGTGTTTCGCACGGCGCTGGGGGATTTGGAGGTGGAGCTGCTGGAGGACAAGCCGGTCACCACGGCCAACTTTCTGCGTTATGTGGAGAGCGGCGCCTATTCCAACATGATTTTTCACCGGTGGGTGCCGGGCTTCGTCATGCAGGGCGGGGGTTTCTATGTGGCGCAGCGGGGGACCACCAACGCGCAACTGGCCTACGTGCCCAATTACGGCAGCATCACCAATGAGTTCCTGGTGGGCCGGCGGGTCAGCAACACCTTTGGCACGCTGGCGATGGCCAAGGTGAGCGGGGACCCCCATTCCGCCTCGTCGCAGTGGTTTTTCAACTTGGGGGATAATTCGGCCAATCTGGATAATCAGAATGGCGGTTTCACGGTGTTTGGGCGGGTGGTGCGCGGCACCAATGTGCTGGCGCGGTTCAACGATGTGTCGGCCACGCATAGTCTGTGGCTGTTGAATCTGGGGGCGCCGCTGGATGAATTGCCGGTGTTGAGCAGCACGCCGGGCTACGAGGATTTGCTGTACTGCGACATCCGCCTGTTGCGGGTGGGCATCCGGCGGGTGGCGCAAGGGCTGGAGGTGAGTTGGAACGGCGTCGCCGGGGTCACCAATGTGGTGGAATGGCGCCGGCCGGAGGAGGCGGTGTGGCAGACGTGGGTGGCGGTACCCGGGCAGAATCAAACCTTGCGCGTCACCAACAGCGCGCCGGCGGGGGCGGCCTTTTTCCGCGTGCGCATGGCGTACTGA
- a CDS encoding tetratricopeptide repeat protein, producing MNTEPPRRKPASAQDIKVTTGSESTLGLEMMAWVEVHKQKLMVAGAVALAVIIAAVIYNHYTAQREMQASEALLALRAPIIGENRGKTAPSDKLLALAEGFAGTTAGRHALLQAGEALYLEGKYDQARSVFQRFVTENVGHPLVPQAELGMAACLDAAGKRKEAIEAYDLVRKRWAMEGAVVSQAKLALGRLYEAEGKLEQAHGMYLEILESMKTGFNTWAMEAQMRLAALEKAHPALKDARLQKMAAAAAAQQPRPQNVITLTNVNVNAPKPAPAPAPAPAKK from the coding sequence GTGAATACCGAGCCGCCACGCCGGAAACCGGCGTCAGCGCAGGACATTAAAGTGACCACCGGCAGTGAATCCACGCTGGGATTGGAGATGATGGCGTGGGTGGAGGTGCACAAACAGAAATTGATGGTGGCGGGGGCCGTGGCGCTGGCGGTGATTATTGCGGCGGTGATTTATAATCATTATACGGCCCAGCGGGAGATGCAGGCCAGCGAGGCGCTGCTGGCGTTGCGGGCGCCCATTATCGGGGAGAACCGCGGCAAGACCGCTCCGTCGGACAAGTTGCTGGCTTTGGCGGAGGGTTTTGCGGGGACCACCGCCGGGCGGCATGCATTGCTGCAGGCGGGGGAGGCCCTGTATCTGGAGGGCAAGTATGACCAGGCGCGCTCGGTGTTCCAGCGTTTCGTGACGGAGAATGTGGGGCATCCGCTGGTGCCGCAGGCCGAATTGGGCATGGCGGCATGCCTGGATGCGGCAGGCAAACGGAAGGAGGCCATCGAGGCGTATGATTTGGTGCGGAAGCGCTGGGCGATGGAGGGCGCGGTGGTGAGCCAGGCCAAGCTGGCGTTGGGGCGGTTGTACGAGGCGGAGGGCAAGTTGGAGCAGGCGCATGGGATGTATCTGGAGATTTTGGAAAGCATGAAGACGGGCTTCAACACCTGGGCCATGGAGGCGCAGATGCGGCTGGCGGCGCTGGAAAAGGCGCATCCGGCCTTGAAGGATGCCCGGCTGCAGAAGATGGCGGCGGCCGCCGCCGCGCAGCAACCCCGTCCGCAGAATGTCATCACGTTGACCAACGTGAATGTCAACGCGCCCAAGCCAGCTCCGGCTCCCGCGCCGGCGCCGGCCAAGAAGTGA
- a CDS encoding rhamnulokinase, with protein MATRVYLAVDLGAESGRVMAGLWNGRKIKLQEVHRFPNGGVPLGGTLRWNVLGLWQSIHQGLTLAARQYGKNIASVGADTWGVDFVLLNRQDELLGLPYHYRDARTQGVMERAFRRVPREKIFAQTGLQFLPFNSLFQLLAWQKQAPQLLEAADRLLFMPDYFHWCLCGSRVAEFTIASTSQCLHPLKRDWNRSLLKALGLPLRLLPPLVQPGTALGPLRPEVAEGTGLRGVRVIAPPSHDTAAAVAGVPTAHTGKANWAYISSGTWSLMGAEVAQASLTPRTLAYNLTNEGGLDGTYRLLKNIMGLWLVQRCKAAYDAEGKTYDYAELVRLAAAAPAFRSLVNPDDPRFLNPRDMRVAIQEYCRETGQPIPRTAGELVRCAYESLALRYRQVLGWLEELTGQRMEVIHIVGGGSKSELLNQFTASACNRPVITGPVEATALGNLMTQVRADGEVRSLADMREVIRRSSEMRRYQPADLDKWDMAAARFAALAR; from the coding sequence ATGGCAACACGAGTTTACCTGGCGGTGGATCTGGGCGCCGAAAGCGGGCGGGTCATGGCCGGCCTGTGGAATGGCAGGAAAATCAAACTCCAGGAGGTGCATCGGTTTCCCAACGGCGGCGTGCCCCTGGGCGGCACGTTGCGCTGGAATGTGCTGGGCCTCTGGCAGTCCATTCACCAGGGGCTGACCCTCGCCGCCCGCCAGTACGGTAAAAACATTGCCTCGGTGGGCGCCGACACCTGGGGAGTGGATTTTGTGCTCCTCAACCGCCAGGACGAGCTCCTGGGCCTGCCCTACCATTATCGGGATGCCCGCACGCAGGGGGTCATGGAGCGCGCTTTCCGGCGGGTGCCGCGGGAAAAAATCTTCGCCCAGACCGGCCTGCAATTTTTGCCGTTCAACTCGCTGTTTCAATTGCTGGCCTGGCAGAAACAGGCGCCGCAGTTGCTGGAGGCCGCGGACCGGCTGTTGTTCATGCCGGATTATTTCCACTGGTGCCTCTGCGGCTCGCGGGTGGCTGAGTTCACCATCGCCTCCACCTCGCAATGCCTGCATCCGCTCAAGCGCGACTGGAATCGCAGCCTGCTCAAGGCCCTGGGCCTGCCGTTGCGGCTGCTGCCGCCCCTGGTGCAGCCGGGCACGGCGCTGGGGCCGTTGCGGCCGGAGGTGGCGGAGGGGACCGGCCTGCGCGGTGTCCGCGTCATCGCGCCACCCTCGCACGACACGGCGGCGGCGGTGGCCGGGGTGCCCACAGCGCACACGGGCAAGGCCAACTGGGCGTACATCAGCTCCGGCACGTGGAGCCTCATGGGAGCCGAGGTGGCGCAGGCCTCGCTCACCCCGCGCACGCTGGCGTATAACCTGACCAATGAGGGGGGGCTGGACGGCACCTACCGCCTGCTCAAAAACATCATGGGCCTGTGGCTCGTGCAGCGCTGCAAAGCGGCCTATGACGCCGAAGGCAAAACTTACGATTACGCCGAGCTGGTGCGGCTGGCCGCCGCGGCGCCCGCCTTCCGTTCGCTGGTCAACCCGGATGACCCGCGTTTCCTCAATCCCCGGGACATGCGCGTGGCAATCCAGGAGTATTGCCGCGAAACCGGCCAGCCCATCCCCCGCACGGCGGGCGAGCTGGTGCGGTGCGCCTATGAGAGCCTGGCCCTGCGGTACCGCCAGGTGCTGGGCTGGCTGGAGGAGCTGACCGGCCAGCGCATGGAGGTGATTCACATTGTGGGCGGCGGCTCCAAGAGTGAGCTGCTCAACCAGTTCACCGCCAGCGCGTGCAACCGGCCCGTAATCACCGGCCCCGTCGAGGCCACCGCCCTGGGCAACCTGATGACGCAGGTGCGCGCCGATGGTGAAGTGCGCTCGCTGGCCGACATGCGCGAGGTCATCCGCCGCTCCAGCGAAATGCGCCGATACCAGCCGGCCGACCTCGACAAATGGGACATGGCCGCCGCCCGTTTTGCCGCGCTGGCCCGCTAA
- a CDS encoding OPT family oligopeptide transporter, producing the protein MSDSPNREEVQPAAPRPETIPPLPPEATPEEKDLHWYTHYYQGDKVKQLTLRAVLMGGILGMFMSVSNLYTTLKLGWAFGVAITACVLSFVIWNALRALSRGRLTPMTILENNCMQSTASAAGYSTGGTIGTAFGALLLIEGQHRPYVVVASFALLTAALGVFLAIPMKRQMINYEQLKFPSGIAAAETLRSLYSHGQQALRKAYSLIYALAFGGLVGFLRSYYNLMDQLKDWQPSEKLAAFSQRLHVPLDQWLAALGPALQRLHQWLHIPEQIALRAGWSPVHPYQLSGLAFEPSVLLIGAGMIVGLRVSLSMLLGSVLLYFLVTPYLLTLDLARAGAPGFVPSFTINAQGMINPTRWALWGGTAIMVFSSLTAVALQWRTLARAFQVFKRRGQPTATSDRLAAIEVPATWLVAGLIPITVGLVVVQFLAFHINLWLGLLAVVMSFVVSLVCCRATGETDTTPIGAMGKVTQLLYAVLPGAKGNIVINLMSAGTTAAAGGSSADLLTDLKSGYLLGANPRKQFLAQFIGIFFGTLAVVPAWFAMVPDKATLEKFNPPATYMWKAVADLLTQGVHMLPKTAIVAIVIGALLGVLLPLLEKLAPKLRPWLPSAMGLGLAWVIPFQNCLSFAIGAVLVWVWTQWRARSAEEYNVPIASGLVAGESLVAALIAIACTLVGFLGMAK; encoded by the coding sequence ATGTCTGACTCGCCCAACCGTGAGGAAGTCCAGCCGGCGGCTCCCCGGCCGGAAACCATCCCTCCGCTGCCGCCCGAGGCAACGCCGGAGGAAAAAGATTTGCACTGGTACACCCACTATTACCAGGGCGACAAGGTTAAACAGCTCACCCTTCGCGCCGTGCTCATGGGCGGGATACTGGGCATGTTCATGTCCGTTTCCAACCTGTACACCACGCTCAAGCTGGGGTGGGCCTTTGGGGTGGCCATCACCGCCTGCGTGCTCTCCTTTGTCATCTGGAATGCCTTGCGCGCCCTGAGCCGGGGACGCCTCACCCCCATGACCATTCTGGAAAACAACTGCATGCAATCCACCGCTTCGGCGGCGGGTTACTCCACCGGCGGCACCATCGGCACGGCTTTTGGCGCGCTGCTGCTCATTGAAGGCCAGCATCGGCCCTATGTGGTGGTGGCCTCCTTTGCGCTGCTGACCGCGGCGCTGGGTGTTTTCCTGGCGATTCCAATGAAACGCCAGATGATTAATTACGAGCAGCTCAAGTTTCCCAGCGGCATCGCCGCCGCCGAGACCCTCCGCAGCCTCTATTCGCACGGCCAGCAGGCCCTGCGCAAGGCATACTCCCTCATTTACGCGCTGGCCTTTGGCGGGCTGGTGGGATTCCTGCGCTCCTACTACAATTTGATGGACCAGCTCAAGGACTGGCAGCCTTCGGAAAAATTGGCCGCCTTCAGCCAGCGCCTGCACGTGCCGCTGGACCAATGGCTGGCGGCCCTTGGCCCGGCGCTGCAACGCCTCCATCAATGGCTGCACATTCCGGAGCAAATCGCCCTCCGCGCCGGCTGGTCGCCCGTCCACCCCTACCAGCTCAGCGGGCTGGCCTTCGAGCCGAGCGTGCTGCTGATTGGGGCGGGGATGATTGTGGGCCTGCGGGTCTCGCTTTCCATGCTGCTCGGCTCGGTGCTGCTGTATTTTCTGGTGACGCCGTACCTGCTGACCCTGGATTTGGCCCGGGCGGGTGCGCCGGGCTTTGTGCCCTCCTTCACCATCAACGCCCAGGGCATGATTAATCCCACCCGCTGGGCCCTGTGGGGCGGCACCGCCATCATGGTGTTCTCCAGCCTCACCGCGGTGGCCTTGCAATGGCGCACGCTGGCGCGGGCATTTCAGGTCTTCAAGCGCCGCGGCCAGCCGACCGCCACCAGCGACCGCCTGGCCGCCATTGAAGTGCCCGCCACCTGGCTCGTGGCCGGGCTGATCCCCATCACCGTGGGGCTGGTCGTGGTGCAATTCCTGGCCTTTCACATCAATCTCTGGCTGGGGCTGCTGGCCGTGGTGATGTCCTTTGTGGTGTCGCTGGTCTGCTGCCGCGCCACCGGCGAAACGGACACCACCCCCATCGGCGCGATGGGCAAGGTGACCCAGTTGCTCTACGCCGTCCTCCCCGGCGCCAAAGGCAACATCGTCATCAACCTCATGTCCGCCGGCACCACCGCGGCGGCGGGCGGCAGCTCGGCGGATTTGCTGACCGATTTGAAAAGCGGCTATCTGCTGGGCGCCAATCCCCGCAAACAATTTCTGGCCCAGTTCATCGGTATTTTCTTTGGCACGCTCGCCGTGGTGCCCGCGTGGTTTGCCATGGTGCCGGACAAGGCCACGCTCGAGAAATTCAATCCGCCGGCCACCTACATGTGGAAGGCGGTGGCGGACCTGCTCACCCAGGGAGTGCACATGCTGCCGAAGACGGCCATTGTGGCCATTGTGATTGGCGCGCTGCTGGGCGTGCTGCTGCCGCTGCTGGAAAAACTGGCCCCCAAACTGCGCCCCTGGCTGCCCTCCGCCATGGGGCTGGGCCTGGCCTGGGTCATCCCATTTCAAAACTGCCTCTCCTTTGCCATTGGCGCCGTCCTGGTCTGGGTATGGACCCAATGGCGCGCCCGCTCCGCCGAGGAATATAACGTCCCCATTGCCTCCGGCCTGGTGGCGGGTGAATCCTTGGTGGCCGCCCTCATTGCCATTGCCTGCACGCTGGTGGGCTTTCTGGGCATGGCCAAATAA
- a CDS encoding (Fe-S)-binding protein: protein MKITLFIPCFIDQFYPQVGVSVVKILEKLGHAVEYPEAQTCCGQPAFNSGLWDEARAVAEHALDVFQSAEVIVTPSGSCGAMLRVFYPQLFAGTPRYDLACAVGRKTFEFSEFLVRRLGVTDVGAEFKGRATFHDGCHGLRELGVKDEPRQLLRQVRGLELVEMDPPEVCCGFGGTFAVKFPMISTAMGEGKCQAIAGTGADYVISLDSSCLMHLQGLLARQGKNIRCLHLAEVLAQSL, encoded by the coding sequence ATGAAGATTACGCTGTTCATACCGTGTTTTATTGACCAGTTCTACCCGCAGGTGGGCGTGAGCGTGGTCAAGATTCTGGAAAAACTGGGCCATGCCGTCGAGTATCCTGAAGCCCAAACCTGCTGCGGCCAGCCCGCCTTCAACTCCGGCCTGTGGGACGAAGCCCGCGCCGTGGCCGAGCACGCCCTGGACGTTTTTCAATCCGCCGAAGTCATCGTGACGCCCTCCGGCTCCTGCGGGGCGATGCTGCGGGTGTTTTATCCGCAGCTTTTCGCGGGCACGCCGCGTTACGATTTGGCCTGCGCCGTGGGGCGCAAGACGTTTGAGTTCAGCGAATTCCTCGTCCGGCGGCTGGGGGTCACGGATGTGGGGGCGGAGTTCAAGGGCCGCGCCACCTTCCACGACGGCTGCCACGGGTTGCGGGAGCTGGGGGTGAAGGACGAGCCCCGCCAACTGCTGCGCCAGGTGCGCGGGCTGGAGCTGGTGGAAATGGACCCGCCGGAGGTCTGTTGCGGGTTTGGCGGCACCTTTGCGGTGAAGTTTCCCATGATCTCCACCGCCATGGGCGAGGGCAAATGCCAGGCCATCGCCGGCACCGGGGCCGACTACGTGATTTCGCTGGACTCCAGTTGTCTGATGCATCTGCAGGGGCTGTTGGCGCGGCAGGGCAAAAACATCCGCTGCCTGCATCTGGCCGAAGTGCTGGCACAATCCCTCTGA
- a CDS encoding LutB/LldF family L-lactate oxidation iron-sulfur protein, whose product MSPNTAVQFKAQATRLAADLEHRQWIFKALRGYEAKRDECKARFQNWEGARQAAAEIKYDTLNHLDRYLEQFVHHLESRGARVHWAADARAAREIILDLARQNQVRFIIKSKSMTSEEIHLNEALEAGGFEVFESDLGEYIVQLRQEPPYHIVFPAMHLKRGQISEVFQQKLQAEPVTDPEALTMIARRVMRQKFCQADMGISGVNFGVAENGMISITENEGNARLTTALPRIHVALMGIEKLVRTMDDLALLLPMLATAGAGQWLTGYNTLYGGPRLAGESDGPEQFHVVLLDNGRTRLLADAEQRDVLHCIRCGACLNVCPIFRNVGGHTYGTTYQGPIGSVLTPHLRGLREWKHLSYASSLCGACTETCPVKIDLAHHLLHNRRNAVQAHPPFFERLAFAGFQVMMRHPALYRLGTTLARWLQPLHGLVQGTALDPARAWTRSREAPRLARESFHAWWKKHRRTTSPS is encoded by the coding sequence ATGAGCCCGAACACCGCAGTTCAATTCAAGGCCCAGGCCACGCGGCTGGCGGCGGACCTGGAGCATCGCCAGTGGATTTTCAAGGCCCTGCGCGGCTACGAAGCCAAGCGCGACGAATGCAAGGCCCGTTTCCAAAACTGGGAGGGCGCGCGCCAGGCCGCCGCTGAAATCAAGTACGACACCCTCAACCACCTCGACCGCTACCTCGAACAGTTTGTCCACCACCTGGAAAGCCGCGGCGCCCGCGTCCACTGGGCCGCCGACGCCCGCGCCGCCCGCGAAATCATTCTCGACCTCGCCCGCCAGAACCAGGTGCGTTTCATCATCAAATCCAAAAGCATGACCTCCGAGGAAATCCACCTCAACGAGGCCCTGGAGGCGGGCGGCTTCGAGGTGTTTGAGTCGGACTTGGGCGAGTACATCGTGCAACTGCGCCAGGAGCCGCCCTATCACATCGTGTTTCCCGCCATGCACCTCAAGCGCGGCCAGATTAGCGAGGTGTTTCAACAGAAACTGCAGGCCGAGCCGGTCACCGACCCCGAGGCCCTCACCATGATTGCCCGCCGCGTCATGCGCCAAAAATTCTGCCAGGCCGACATGGGCATCAGCGGCGTCAACTTTGGCGTGGCCGAAAACGGCATGATTTCCATCACCGAAAACGAGGGCAACGCCCGGCTGACCACAGCGCTGCCGCGGATTCATGTGGCCTTGATGGGCATCGAAAAACTGGTGCGCACCATGGATGACCTGGCGCTGCTCCTCCCCATGCTCGCCACCGCCGGCGCCGGCCAATGGCTGACCGGCTACAACACCCTTTACGGCGGCCCGCGCCTGGCAGGCGAAAGCGACGGCCCCGAGCAATTCCATGTGGTGCTCCTCGACAACGGGCGCACCCGCCTGCTGGCCGATGCCGAGCAGCGGGATGTGCTGCATTGCATCCGTTGCGGTGCCTGCCTGAACGTCTGCCCCATCTTCCGCAATGTGGGCGGGCACACCTACGGCACCACCTACCAGGGCCCCATCGGCTCGGTGCTCACCCCGCACCTGCGCGGCCTGCGGGAGTGGAAACATCTCTCCTACGCCTCCTCCCTCTGCGGCGCCTGCACCGAAACCTGCCCCGTGAAAATTGACCTGGCCCATCACCTCCTGCATAACCGCCGCAACGCCGTCCAGGCGCATCCCCCCTTCTTCGAGCGCCTCGCCTTCGCCGGCTTCCAGGTGATGATGCGGCATCCAGCCCTGTATCGTCTGGGCACCACCCTGGCCCGCTGGTTGCAGCCGCTGCACGGGCTGGTGCAGGGCACCGCCCTGGACCCCGCCCGCGCGTGGACCCGCTCGCGCGAGGCGCCGCGCCTGGCGCGCGAGAGCTTTCATGCCTGGTGGAAAAAACATCGCCGAACCACCTCCCCCTCCTGA
- a CDS encoding LutC/YkgG family protein, which translates to MNHSAREAMLGRIREALKIKAPPPGPHAGAAPHPAPRDGEFRPLLPAVGATWEEQCRQFARNAELLKAAFQVVPNTAAARAEVERIVREEQWQRLATYDHPLLREIGQDLGPTPLFTDRPYDKAELEKCEGAVTTCEALIAQTGSVLVTSRGCGGRAISILPPHHVVIARREQLLPDLLAAFALLRQKYGAHYPSMISFITGPSRTGDIERILVLGAHGPKRLTILLLEGK; encoded by the coding sequence ATGAATCATTCCGCTCGTGAAGCCATGTTGGGACGCATCCGCGAAGCCTTGAAAATCAAGGCTCCGCCGCCCGGTCCTCACGCCGGCGCCGCGCCGCACCCCGCCCCCCGCGACGGCGAATTTCGCCCGCTCTTGCCGGCTGTGGGGGCGACGTGGGAGGAGCAATGCCGGCAATTTGCGCGCAACGCCGAGCTGCTCAAGGCCGCCTTCCAGGTGGTGCCCAACACCGCGGCGGCGCGCGCGGAGGTGGAGCGCATCGTGCGCGAGGAGCAATGGCAGCGCCTGGCCACTTATGACCATCCGCTGCTGCGCGAAATCGGCCAGGACCTCGGCCCCACCCCCCTCTTCACCGACCGCCCCTATGACAAGGCCGAGCTGGAAAAATGCGAAGGCGCCGTGACCACCTGCGAGGCGCTCATCGCCCAGACCGGCAGCGTGCTGGTCACCAGCCGCGGTTGCGGCGGGCGGGCCATCTCCATCCTCCCGCCGCACCACGTGGTCATCGCCCGGCGCGAACAGTTGCTCCCCGATTTGCTGGCCGCCTTTGCCCTGCTGCGCCAGAAATACGGCGCCCATTACCCGAGCATGATTTCCTTCATCACCGGCCCCAGCCGGACCGGGGACATCGAACGCATCCTTGTGCTGGGCGCGCACGGCCCCAAGCGGCTGACGATTTTGCTGCTCGAAGGGAAATGA
- a CDS encoding VanZ family protein, which yields MHERPSWLQRWLPVGLWMLVIFVASTGALSADNTSRVIGPVLRFFFPDIQPETIAQAQWFCRKAAHAAEYWVLALLVWRARRQGRLASPAEWSWKDAAFALAFAVAYAVTDEIHQAFEPSRQGHPLDVAIDALGAAAGLGMAWWSTRRAAARARQSPSTFSVAASRS from the coding sequence ATGCACGAGCGGCCTTCCTGGCTTCAGCGCTGGTTGCCCGTGGGGTTGTGGATGCTGGTCATCTTTGTCGCCTCCACCGGCGCGTTGTCGGCCGACAACACCTCGCGGGTCATCGGCCCCGTGCTGCGTTTTTTCTTCCCTGACATCCAGCCCGAAACCATCGCCCAAGCGCAATGGTTCTGCCGCAAGGCCGCCCACGCCGCTGAATATTGGGTGCTTGCGCTGCTGGTCTGGCGCGCCCGCCGCCAGGGCCGCCTGGCTTCCCCCGCCGAATGGTCGTGGAAAGACGCCGCTTTCGCCCTGGCCTTCGCGGTGGCCTACGCCGTCACCGACGAAATCCACCAGGCGTTTGAACCTTCGCGCCAGGGACATCCCTTGGATGTGGCCATTGATGCCCTCGGCGCGGCGGCCGGTCTGGGCATGGCTTGGTGGAGCACCCGCCGCGCCGCCGCCCGCGCCCGGCAGTCGCCCTCCACTTTCTCCGTGGCCGCCTCCCGCTCATGA